The Amycolatopsis mongoliensis genome includes a window with the following:
- a CDS encoding uroporphyrinogen-III synthase, with the protein MGELSGVAIGVTAERRAGEFIAALERHGADVRHAPTITIVPLDTDPELHSATLKLVMSPVDITVVTTGAGFRGWLDAAEGWGLRQQLIDHLRGSRIYARGPKAVGAVRGAGLRETFSAESESNAELFEAVASAGVLGQRTAVQLHGTPLPDLTAPLVEAGARLVEVQPYRWTSPPDVTPVYDLIDAAVAGELGALAFTSAPAAANLLTLARTSGRYEHLLTALRGPLVCACVGPVTAAPLEAAGVETLQPERQRLGALVKLLVTTLSGTGGEPESRS; encoded by the coding sequence ATGGGTGAGCTGAGCGGGGTCGCGATCGGCGTCACGGCCGAGCGCCGGGCCGGGGAGTTCATCGCGGCCCTCGAACGCCACGGCGCCGACGTCCGCCACGCGCCGACGATCACGATCGTGCCGCTCGACACCGACCCCGAACTGCACTCGGCCACCCTGAAGCTGGTGATGTCGCCGGTCGACATCACGGTCGTGACGACGGGCGCGGGCTTCCGCGGCTGGCTCGACGCGGCCGAGGGCTGGGGACTCCGGCAGCAGCTGATCGACCACCTGCGGGGGTCGCGGATCTACGCGCGCGGGCCCAAGGCGGTGGGCGCCGTCCGGGGTGCCGGCCTGCGCGAGACGTTCTCGGCCGAGTCGGAGTCCAACGCCGAGCTGTTCGAGGCCGTCGCGTCGGCGGGCGTGCTCGGGCAGCGGACGGCGGTCCAGCTGCACGGGACCCCGCTGCCGGACCTCACGGCGCCCCTGGTGGAGGCGGGAGCCCGGCTGGTCGAGGTACAGCCGTACCGCTGGACCTCGCCGCCGGACGTCACGCCGGTGTACGACCTGATCGACGCGGCCGTGGCCGGCGAGCTCGGCGCGCTGGCGTTCACGAGCGCCCCCGCGGCGGCGAACCTCCTGACGCTGGCCCGCACCTCCGGACGCTACGAGCACCTCCTCACCGCCCTGCGCGGCCCGCTGGTGTGCGCGTGCGTCGGGCCGGTGACGGCGGCGCCGCTGGAGGCCGCGGGGGTCGAGACGCTGCAGCCGGAGCGGCAGCGCCTCGGCGCCCTGGTGAAGCTCCTGGTCACGACGCTCAGTGGCACCGGCGGGGAGCCGGAAAGCCGGTCGTAG